The following DNA comes from Nocardia sp. XZ_19_385.
CAACGGCGCCCGCCTCGAGACCTACGTGATCGCCGGTGAGCGCGGTTCCGGCGTCATCGGAATCAACGGCGCCGCGGCGCATCTCGTGCACCCGGGCGACCTGGTCATCCTGATCGCCTACGCCCAGATGAACGAGCAGGAAGTCCGCGAGTACGACCCGAAGGTGGTCTTCGTCGACGACCGCAACCGCCAGGTCGAGCTGGGTTCGGATCCGGCGCACGCCCCGGCGGGCTCGGATCTCATTTCCCCACGCGCGCTGACCTTCAACTGACGACCAAACCTCGGGATCGGGTGAGCAATGCTGCTGACCATCGACGTCCGGAACACCCACGTCGAATTGGGACTGTTCTCGGGCTCCGGTAATCACGCGAAGCTGGTGCGGCACTGGCGGTTACATACCAACCCATTGCTGACCGCCGACGAATTCGCCATGCAGGTGCGCGGCCTGGTCGGCGATCAGGTGGACCAGGTGACGGGCGTCGCCGCGCTGTCCACGGTGCCGCCGGTATTGCGCGAGATCCGGCTCATGCTGGAGCGGTATTGGCACCATGTGCCCAACATCGTCGTGGAACCCGGTGTGCGGAC
Coding sequences within:
- the panD gene encoding aspartate 1-decarboxylase; protein product: MLRTMMKSKIHRATVTHADLHYVGSVTVDQDLLDAADLLEGEQVAIVDITNGARLETYVIAGERGSGVIGINGAAAHLVHPGDLVILIAYAQMNEQEVREYDPKVVFVDDRNRQVELGSDPAHAPAGSDLISPRALTFN